In the Palaeococcus pacificus DY20341 genome, one interval contains:
- a CDS encoding MFS transporter, protein MQKQTLGIALLIASAFTGTIGFRLATPAVAFYTRDVLNASMISISLISIAFVLSRAFSSVVGGSLLEKKKKLVFLGALAMFGNAFVMPLYALTNSWVQVVGIKLLNGVFNGLSWPIAQFVIVISSPKELKGRVTALYFLFGNFAAFLGNYTYALTIGLGIKAQMLLASLSFVVTSLLMLTAYYALYEWIVPKRTQKTSGSFDAKKILALSGLFFFTIAFSSGDITYVYVAEALGIEKGSAATLIGLSSLIGALLAYAPSWLADIGKEERVLRFAVILAALSPILAAIKTPYTVFPALVMALFAIHTFRPLVRKLLAMKASRVSASIGGLNAISNLGTTLGQLLFGFAYGILGDVKIGEISVRLSLLIFAPFSALLILLEKKKD, encoded by the coding sequence ATGCAGAAGCAAACTTTAGGCATAGCTCTACTCATAGCATCGGCATTCACAGGTACAATCGGCTTTAGACTAGCCACTCCAGCTGTAGCGTTTTATACACGCGATGTATTGAATGCTTCAATGATTTCAATCTCATTAATTTCCATAGCTTTTGTGCTCTCTCGAGCCTTTTCCTCCGTAGTTGGCGGCTCGCTCCTCGAGAAAAAGAAAAAGCTGGTCTTTTTAGGGGCTTTAGCGATGTTTGGGAACGCGTTCGTAATGCCCCTCTACGCCCTGACGAATTCCTGGGTGCAGGTCGTTGGAATTAAGCTTTTGAACGGTGTTTTTAACGGCCTCTCTTGGCCCATAGCTCAGTTTGTAATAGTCATCTCTTCACCCAAAGAGCTCAAAGGAAGAGTAACCGCTTTATACTTCCTCTTTGGGAACTTTGCCGCGTTCCTCGGAAACTACACCTACGCCCTCACCATAGGCTTGGGCATAAAAGCTCAAATGCTCCTTGCATCGCTGTCCTTCGTTGTAACCTCCCTGCTGATGCTCACAGCATATTATGCCCTTTATGAGTGGATTGTGCCTAAAAGAACCCAAAAGACCTCTGGCTCATTTGATGCAAAGAAAATCTTAGCTTTGAGCGGACTTTTCTTCTTCACGATAGCCTTCTCCTCCGGCGACATAACATACGTCTACGTTGCCGAGGCTTTGGGCATAGAAAAGGGAAGTGCCGCCACACTCATTGGGTTATCCTCGTTAATTGGTGCTCTCTTAGCATATGCTCCTTCATGGCTCGCCGATATTGGAAAAGAGGAGAGAGTGCTTAGATTTGCAGTGATTTTGGCAGCGCTTTCCCCAATTTTAGCCGCAATTAAAACTCCATATACTGTATTTCCAGCTCTGGTCATGGCCCTATTTGCTATACACACGTTTAGGCCTCTCGTAAGAAAGCTCTTAGCCATGAAGGCCTCAAGGGTCTCTGCATCCATTGGCGGGCTGAACGCTATCTCAAACTTAGGAACTACCCTCGGCCAGCTCCTCTTTGGCTTTGCCTATGGAATCCTTGGAGATGTGAAGATTGGAGAAATCTCAGTTAGACTGTCCCTCCTAATCTTTGCCCCATTCTCAGCGCTTTTGATTTTGCTGGAAAAGAAAAAGGACTAA
- a CDS encoding L-aspartate oxidase — translation MIGIIGGGIAGLTASIALARRGFEVTLIHAGIKNTNSYLAQAGVAFPVLEGDSIKAHVLDTIKAGRYLNDEESVWSVISKGSEAYDFLTSLGLEFEANEIEGGHSFPRVFTIKNETGKHMTSLLYLRAKELGVHFVEKTAGSLAIKNNKCYGVFIDGELLKFDATILAVGGYTSLFKYSSGSPLNLGILVGDAIMKGALASNLEFVQFHPTGFIGKKGVGLISEAVRGHGAKLVNSSGERFVNELEPRDVVARAIYAQMEKGEDVYLDATRIEDFKSKFPQIYAFLTKEGISPKEDLIPIAPIAHYSIGGLRVDLHYRTSIKHLYAIGEAADNGFHGANRLASNSLLECIVSGLEVARTIFRDMPKFKEEKEPEDTTQELGEIGGIKEILWSHAGIVRTQEGLKEGLKKIESIEADSRIKLLARGILECALARKESRGAHFRRDYPFMRKEYERFSIFDGTCHL, via the coding sequence ATGATAGGAATTATCGGCGGAGGAATCGCTGGCCTAACGGCTTCAATAGCCTTAGCAAGGAGAGGGTTTGAAGTTACGCTCATCCACGCTGGAATAAAGAACACAAACTCCTATTTAGCTCAGGCTGGAGTTGCTTTTCCTGTTCTTGAAGGGGATTCAATAAAAGCTCACGTTTTAGATACAATTAAAGCAGGACGCTACCTAAACGATGAGGAATCTGTTTGGAGTGTCATCTCGAAGGGCAGTGAAGCTTACGACTTCTTAACATCTCTCGGCTTGGAATTTGAGGCGAATGAAATTGAAGGAGGACATTCGTTCCCGAGAGTCTTCACCATTAAGAACGAGACAGGAAAACACATGACAAGTCTTCTTTACTTAAGGGCCAAGGAGCTGGGAGTTCACTTTGTAGAGAAAACTGCAGGCTCTTTGGCGATTAAAAACAACAAATGCTACGGTGTTTTCATTGATGGTGAGCTTTTAAAGTTCGATGCCACAATCTTAGCTGTTGGAGGGTACACCTCTCTCTTTAAGTACTCTTCGGGCTCTCCTTTGAATTTGGGGATCTTAGTAGGGGACGCCATTATGAAAGGAGCTTTGGCAAGCAATTTGGAGTTTGTTCAGTTTCATCCCACGGGCTTTATTGGAAAGAAGGGAGTTGGACTAATAAGTGAGGCTGTTAGGGGACATGGGGCTAAGCTGGTTAATTCAAGTGGGGAAAGATTTGTAAACGAGCTCGAGCCGAGGGACGTTGTTGCGAGAGCCATCTATGCCCAAATGGAGAAAGGGGAAGATGTTTATCTAGATGCAACAAGGATAGAAGACTTTAAGTCTAAATTCCCACAAATTTATGCTTTTTTAACTAAAGAGGGCATATCACCAAAGGAGGATCTGATTCCAATAGCCCCAATAGCCCACTACTCAATAGGGGGGCTTAGGGTTGATCTACACTACAGAACTAGCATTAAACATCTCTACGCCATAGGAGAGGCCGCGGATAACGGCTTCCACGGCGCTAATAGGTTGGCGAGCAACTCCCTTTTAGAGTGCATTGTGAGCGGTCTGGAGGTTGCAAGGACGATTTTTAGAGATATGCCGAAGTTTAAAGAAGAAAAAGAGCCAGAGGATACTACCCAAGAGCTCGGCGAGATTGGGGGTATTAAGGAAATCCTTTGGAGTCATGCTGGAATAGTGAGGACTCAAGAGGGACTTAAAGAAGGCCTGAAAAAGATTGAGAGCATCGAAGCAGACAGTAGAATTAAGCTCTTAGCAAGGGGCATATTGGAGTGTGCCCTAGCTAGGAAAGAAAGCCGAGGCGCACACTTTCGCAGGGACTATCCATTCATGAGGAAGGAGTATGAGAGATTTAGCATATTTGACGGAACCTGCCATCTTTAG
- a CDS encoding bifunctional 3,4-dihydroxy-2-butanone-4-phosphate synthase/GTP cyclohydrolase II, whose translation MDLEKLRKSILEGKPIVLIDEDREVEADLVYPAETITPQTLNFMLQAKGMLCLAMDEEEALRRGFFKLPSKDNETNFLISVDYKETFTGISAEERALTAKKIAEGLSIEHFRYPGHLHLLGGVGINRRKGHTEASLELMEMLGFKRYALIIELLDEEGNSHNFEFIQNFAEKHELPVITIKEVLKEVVKRKNFVRVFAEANLPSKYGAFKIVAFENQLDFKEHIAIIKEPYDVPLVRIHSECLTGDTLASLKCDCGSQLANALKMIAQEGGILLYLRQEGRGIGLKNKIKAYELQDKGFDTVEANKMLGFNEDERDFSVAYQLLKALGVSKVKLLTNNPGKVKALEEFGIEVVEVIPIFGEVNKVNRPYLEAKMLKLGHNLKPLLEGEE comes from the coding sequence ATGGACTTGGAAAAGCTTAGGAAAAGCATTCTTGAGGGTAAACCAATAGTTCTAATTGACGAAGATAGGGAAGTTGAAGCGGATTTGGTTTATCCCGCTGAAACAATAACTCCCCAAACATTAAACTTCATGCTCCAAGCTAAAGGGATGCTCTGTCTGGCTATGGATGAAGAAGAAGCTTTAAGGAGAGGCTTCTTTAAGCTTCCCTCAAAAGACAATGAGACGAACTTTTTAATAAGCGTTGATTATAAAGAAACGTTTACAGGAATTAGCGCGGAAGAGAGGGCTTTAACTGCTAAAAAGATTGCCGAAGGACTAAGCATTGAGCACTTTCGCTATCCAGGTCATCTGCATCTTTTAGGGGGAGTTGGCATAAATAGAAGGAAAGGTCACACGGAAGCTTCCCTTGAGCTTATGGAAATGCTCGGGTTTAAGAGATATGCCCTAATAATTGAGCTCTTAGATGAAGAAGGAAACTCCCACAACTTTGAATTTATACAGAACTTTGCAGAAAAGCATGAGTTACCAGTGATCACAATTAAAGAAGTGCTTAAAGAAGTTGTGAAGAGAAAGAACTTCGTTAGAGTTTTTGCTGAAGCAAATCTACCCAGTAAATACGGGGCCTTTAAGATAGTCGCCTTTGAGAACCAGCTTGACTTTAAAGAGCATATAGCCATAATAAAAGAGCCCTATGATGTGCCTTTGGTTAGAATACACTCGGAGTGCTTAACAGGAGATACCTTGGCTTCTCTAAAGTGCGACTGTGGAAGTCAATTAGCCAATGCATTAAAAATGATTGCCCAGGAGGGAGGAATTTTACTTTATTTAAGGCAAGAAGGGAGAGGAATCGGATTAAAAAACAAGATCAAAGCCTATGAACTCCAAGATAAAGGCTTTGACACCGTTGAAGCGAATAAAATGCTTGGCTTTAATGAAGATGAGAGGGATTTCAGTGTTGCCTATCAACTGCTCAAAGCTTTAGGAGTCTCAAAAGTTAAGCTCTTGACGAACAATCCAGGGAAGGTTAAAGCTTTGGAAGAGTTTGGGATAGAGGTTGTTGAGGTTATTCCGATTTTTGGAGAAGTTAACAAGGTTAACAGGCCTTATTTAGAGGCTAAGATGCTCAAGCTTGGACACAATTTAAAACCGCTTTTGGAGGGAGAAGAATGA
- a CDS encoding riboflavin synthase: MFSGIIEKVAKARYSRGKLYVEKVLDVNLGDSVAVNGACLTVSEIRDQIVFDVGEETLKRTNLAKAKLVNLESALKFGDRIDGHLVTGHVDGTLKLRRVLKRGNTYWLAFEMPKERFGIVEKGSIALNGISLTIAKVEKSQFWVQVIPYTWENTNLKFLKVGEEVNYEIDVVARYLKGILGDRYGLGKA, encoded by the coding sequence ATGTTCTCAGGGATAATAGAGAAGGTTGCAAAGGCACGCTACTCAAGGGGAAAGCTCTACGTGGAGAAGGTTCTAGATGTGAATTTAGGAGACAGCGTTGCCGTTAATGGAGCATGCTTAACGGTGAGTGAAATTAGGGATCAAATAGTCTTTGACGTTGGTGAGGAAACGCTAAAGAGGACTAACTTAGCGAAAGCAAAGCTCGTTAACCTTGAAAGCGCCCTAAAGTTTGGAGATAGAATTGACGGACATTTGGTTACTGGACATGTCGATGGAACCCTAAAGCTGAGGAGAGTTCTAAAGAGAGGAAATACTTACTGGCTGGCCTTTGAAATGCCCAAGGAAAGGTTTGGCATAGTGGAAAAGGGAAGCATAGCCCTGAATGGGATAAGCCTAACGATTGCCAAAGTTGAGAAGAGCCAATTCTGGGTTCAGGTAATCCCCTACACCTGGGAAAACACCAACTTGAAGTTCCTAAAGGTTGGGGAGGAAGTAAACTACGAGATAGACGTTGTTGCGAGATATTTGAAGGGTATTTTGGGTGATAGATATGGACTTGGAAAAGCTTAG
- the purF gene encoding amidophosphoribosyltransferase, producing the protein MREKCGIFAAKTRSASKKAYYSLLALQHRGQESAGISTWQEGLKTHKGLGLVSEVFKNGVLNKFNSNLAIGHVRYSTFGGLNEAQPLEVECCGLRLALVHNGTLTNYTLLRKKYEREGFKFNTSVDSEILGIAFLRHYYESKDEFDAMSRVFEEVKGAYSVAFLFEGKILVARDPIGFRPLSYGFGDGHYFASESSSLRMFDLEIRDVKPGEVFVVGENVESKVLSVKPHAHCVFEYIYFARPDSVIEGRGIYKARLEMGRQLAREDNVEADVVIAVPDSGRAAAIGYSSESGVPYEEGLIKNRYIGRTFIMPKQELRDLNVQLKLSPVEGVIKGKRVILIDDSIVRGTTMRRIVAMLKKAGAREVHVRIASPPIRHPCYMGIDIPSRHELIASWKSVKSIEKEIGADSLRYLSIDGLVKAVGLNDLCLACLNGVYPKDAFDF; encoded by the coding sequence ATGAGGGAGAAGTGTGGCATATTTGCAGCAAAAACAAGAAGTGCCAGCAAAAAAGCTTATTACTCTTTGTTGGCGCTGCAGCACAGAGGTCAAGAAAGCGCAGGAATAAGCACATGGCAAGAAGGACTAAAGACGCACAAAGGGCTTGGCCTGGTATCTGAAGTTTTTAAAAACGGTGTTCTGAATAAGTTTAACTCCAACTTGGCAATTGGACACGTTAGATATTCCACTTTTGGCGGATTAAACGAAGCACAGCCTTTGGAAGTTGAGTGCTGCGGCCTTAGATTGGCTCTGGTTCACAATGGAACTTTGACCAACTACACACTTTTGCGCAAGAAATATGAAAGGGAAGGCTTTAAGTTCAATACATCTGTTGACAGTGAGATTTTAGGGATCGCATTCTTGAGGCATTATTATGAGAGCAAAGACGAGTTTGATGCAATGAGTAGGGTTTTTGAGGAAGTTAAAGGGGCATATTCTGTTGCTTTTCTCTTTGAAGGTAAAATACTCGTTGCTAGGGATCCAATAGGGTTTAGGCCTTTGAGCTATGGCTTTGGTGACGGTCATTACTTTGCATCTGAAAGCTCCTCATTGAGGATGTTTGACCTTGAGATCAGGGATGTAAAACCAGGGGAAGTTTTTGTGGTGGGTGAAAATGTTGAAAGCAAAGTTTTAAGTGTAAAGCCACATGCCCACTGCGTTTTTGAGTACATCTACTTTGCGAGACCAGACAGTGTAATAGAAGGGAGAGGCATTTACAAGGCCAGGCTTGAGATGGGGCGTCAATTGGCGAGGGAGGATAACGTTGAGGCCGATGTCGTGATAGCGGTGCCTGACTCTGGAAGGGCGGCGGCGATAGGATACTCTTCAGAGAGCGGCGTTCCTTATGAAGAGGGGCTTATAAAAAACCGTTACATAGGGAGAACGTTTATAATGCCGAAGCAGGAGCTAAGGGATTTAAACGTTCAGCTAAAGCTGAGCCCTGTTGAGGGAGTGATTAAAGGCAAGAGGGTTATCTTAATCGATGATTCAATCGTCAGGGGCACAACTATGAGGCGCATCGTAGCTATGCTCAAAAAAGCGGGTGCCAGAGAGGTGCACGTTAGGATAGCCTCTCCACCTATAAGACACCCTTGCTATATGGGAATAGACATTCCGAGCAGGCATGAACTTATAGCTTCTTGGAAGAGCGTTAAAAGCATTGAGAAGGAAATTGGGGCTGATTCTTTGAGGTATTTAAGCATAGATGGATTGGTCAAGGCTGTTGGATTGAACGATTTATGCTTGGCTTGTTTAAATGGGGTTTATCCAAAAGATGCCTTCGACTTTTAA
- the nadA gene encoding quinolinate synthase NadA, giving the protein MDIIEEILKLKDEKNAIILAHNYQLPEIQDIADFLGDSLELARKAVDVDADIILFAGVDFMAETAKILNPTKKVLLPTRRATCVMANMLKVEHILEAKKKYPDAPVVLYVNTTAETKAYADVTVTSANAAKIVEKLDADTIIFGPDNNLAYYVAKKTGKRIIPIPEGGHCYVHKKFTLEDVERARKEYPNAKLMVHPECNPEVQEKADLIVSTGGMVRNACQHDEWVVFTEKEMCYRLQKLYPDKKFYPAKEEAFCIGMKSITLKHIYESLKEEKYEIEVPKEIAEKAKKAIERMLEMSK; this is encoded by the coding sequence ATGGATATCATTGAGGAGATTTTAAAGTTGAAAGATGAGAAAAACGCGATAATCTTGGCTCACAACTACCAGCTTCCGGAAATTCAAGATATAGCTGACTTCCTTGGAGACAGCCTCGAACTAGCGAGGAAAGCCGTTGATGTTGATGCTGACATTATCCTCTTTGCAGGCGTTGATTTCATGGCAGAGACTGCCAAAATCCTAAATCCCACTAAAAAAGTGCTTCTTCCAACAAGAAGAGCAACGTGCGTGATGGCTAACATGCTAAAGGTCGAGCACATCCTTGAAGCCAAAAAGAAGTATCCCGATGCTCCCGTCGTTCTCTATGTAAACACAACCGCCGAAACCAAAGCCTACGCCGATGTGACCGTTACATCAGCAAATGCTGCCAAGATTGTGGAAAAGCTTGACGCCGATACGATAATTTTTGGGCCTGATAACAATTTAGCGTACTATGTAGCAAAGAAAACCGGCAAGAGGATTATACCAATCCCAGAAGGCGGGCACTGCTATGTTCACAAGAAGTTCACCCTTGAGGACGTTGAAAGAGCAAGGAAAGAGTATCCAAATGCAAAGCTAATGGTTCACCCCGAGTGCAATCCCGAAGTCCAAGAGAAGGCCGATTTAATAGTCTCAACCGGTGGAATGGTTAGAAATGCTTGTCAGCACGACGAGTGGGTTGTCTTTACGGAGAAGGAAATGTGCTACCGCTTGCAAAAGCTCTATCCTGACAAAAAGTTCTATCCTGCAAAGGAGGAAGCCTTCTGCATTGGAATGAAATCAATTACGCTCAAGCACATTTATGAGTCCCTCAAAGAAGAGAAATACGAAATTGAAGTGCCCAAAGAAATTGCTGAAAAAGCCAAAAAGGCCATCGAGAGGATGCTGGAGATGAGCAAGTAG
- a CDS encoding DUF835 domain-containing protein: protein MTVNSLVLAVGQGINTLLKLSAFVLLLHAYVSYKRKSALFWSLAFLVDALSIVSDIVSEQYGLAIFQALAVSLLFYGAFILLEEEGMSPSQPYIKNIAGLAPLILTLYIITYYALKEGANPSFDELALMYGIAGFFHFFTGALLFGLHGVYMKRGTYLAAAFMIYGIHKMDYPFLRPVEWFAPIGFILGALFTLFEVVLVLVVVSSDEFRNLNRPVSQVDFKEGVMIISPREYPKIKEHLRDAPVLAFLRKVKEAPENWEVYFITKVAGYRSISPTEPEKIVELSCRYLIEAKKKGISGVILLDCIEYLRAYNEFISIAKFLSALKDYITVYGGTLVLVIDSTAWDEKEMGMLKRVLGVEV from the coding sequence ATGACCGTGAATTCGCTTGTACTGGCTGTGGGACAGGGGATAAATACTCTCTTAAAATTATCAGCTTTCGTTCTCCTTCTCCATGCATATGTAAGCTATAAACGGAAATCTGCATTATTCTGGTCTCTTGCATTTTTAGTAGATGCCCTATCCATAGTTTCAGATATTGTTAGCGAACAGTATGGCCTTGCTATATTTCAGGCCCTTGCGGTGTCTCTACTGTTCTATGGTGCGTTTATTCTCCTTGAAGAAGAGGGCATGTCCCCATCTCAGCCATACATTAAGAACATCGCTGGATTAGCTCCCTTAATCTTGACTCTGTATATAATTACGTATTATGCCCTCAAGGAAGGTGCAAATCCTAGTTTTGATGAGCTGGCGCTGATGTATGGAATTGCAGGCTTTTTCCACTTCTTCACTGGAGCTCTGCTCTTCGGCCTTCACGGCGTATACATGAAAAGAGGGACTTATTTAGCTGCCGCATTTATGATTTATGGTATACATAAGATGGATTATCCATTTTTGAGGCCTGTGGAATGGTTTGCTCCTATAGGTTTTATTTTAGGTGCACTGTTTACCCTTTTTGAGGTAGTTCTGGTACTTGTTGTGGTCTCTTCAGATGAGTTCCGGAATTTAAACAGGCCAGTCTCTCAAGTGGATTTTAAAGAGGGGGTCATGATAATAAGTCCAAGAGAGTACCCAAAGATTAAAGAGCATTTAAGAGATGCCCCTGTCTTAGCTTTTCTTAGAAAAGTAAAAGAGGCTCCTGAGAACTGGGAGGTTTATTTTATAACCAAAGTGGCGGGCTATAGGAGCATTTCTCCCACAGAGCCGGAGAAGATTGTAGAACTATCATGCAGGTACTTAATAGAAGCAAAGAAAAAGGGAATTAGCGGCGTAATCCTTCTCGACTGCATCGAATATTTACGAGCTTATAACGAGTTTATTTCGATTGCAAAGTTTTTAAGTGCGCTCAAGGACTATATAACAGTCTATGGGGGTACACTTGTCCTTGTAATAGACAGCACTGCGTGGGATGAAAAAGAGATGGGTATGCTTAAGAGGGTTTTGGGAGTTGAGGTGTAG
- the nadC gene encoding carboxylating nicotinate-nucleotide diphosphorylase, protein MISLTYLLRFLEEDAPFGDVTSEAVIPEDLEAEAVIIAKQDGIIAGLEEAKALFEHFGVKVELKAKDGDEVKKGAVVIKLEGNARKILLVERTALNIMGRMSGIATQVRRLMEKVRAVNPNVRVAGTRKTLLKPLDKKALLLGGGEMHRFSLSDAILIKDNHLALVPLEEAIKRAKAFSVYKVVEVEVESLEDALKAANAGADVIMLDNMTPEQIEEVLEALKREGLRDRVKIEVSGGITEENIGDYAKLDIDVISLGALTHSVKNFDVSLEILH, encoded by the coding sequence ATGATTTCCCTTACATACCTTCTCCGCTTTCTGGAGGAAGACGCCCCATTCGGCGATGTCACGAGCGAAGCTGTTATTCCCGAGGATTTAGAAGCTGAAGCGGTGATTATAGCAAAGCAAGATGGGATTATAGCGGGCCTGGAAGAGGCGAAAGCCCTTTTTGAGCACTTCGGCGTTAAAGTTGAGCTTAAAGCTAAGGACGGCGATGAAGTGAAGAAGGGAGCAGTAGTTATAAAGCTCGAGGGCAACGCACGAAAAATTTTGCTGGTGGAGAGGACAGCTCTCAACATCATGGGGAGGATGAGCGGCATAGCTACTCAAGTGAGAAGACTTATGGAGAAAGTTAGAGCTGTTAACCCAAATGTAAGGGTTGCCGGAACGAGGAAGACGCTGTTAAAGCCCCTCGATAAGAAAGCCCTCCTGCTCGGCGGCGGAGAAATGCACCGCTTTTCCTTGAGCGACGCCATACTCATAAAGGACAATCACCTTGCTCTCGTTCCGCTTGAAGAGGCAATTAAGCGTGCAAAGGCCTTCAGCGTCTATAAGGTTGTTGAGGTCGAGGTGGAGAGCTTGGAAGATGCTCTAAAAGCCGCTAATGCTGGTGCAGATGTGATAATGCTCGATAACATGACGCCAGAGCAAATCGAAGAAGTCCTTGAGGCTTTAAAGCGTGAAGGGCTTAGGGATAGAGTTAAGATTGAAGTGAGCGGCGGTATAACTGAGGAGAACATAGGGGATTATGCTAAGCTTGACATTGATGTTATAAGCCTCGGAGCTTTAACGCACAGCGTGAAGAACTTCGATGTCAGCTTGGAGATTCTTCATTAG
- the ribD gene encoding bifunctional diaminohydroxyphosphoribosylaminopyrimidine deaminase/5-amino-6-(5-phosphoribosylamino)uracil reductase RibD — MDEEYMRLALELAKKGEGKTNPNPMVGAVLVKDGRVIGTGYHERFGEKHAEVNAIEDAKRKGYSVEGATMYVTLEPCSHWGKQPPCADRIIEEGISKVVIAVEDPNLFVRGRGIEKLRKAGVKVEVGLLEEEAKTLNEVFVKYITTKTPFVAIKLALTLDGFIATRSFSSKWITGEKARRKVQELRKKYMAIMVGANTILKDNPRLTCRIEGCSEKVKVILDRHGLTANGNFRAFKDGRVIVFTESEKEWDNAEVIRETNPERILKILGEKGIDSVLIEGGRIACQFLPFADRLHLFYGNKLFGKGISPFECLNVDKVSDALKVEFLKFESFGDSFYVEARPCSQG; from the coding sequence ATGGACGAAGAGTACATGAGGCTTGCCTTAGAACTCGCTAAGAAAGGGGAAGGAAAGACTAACCCAAACCCTATGGTGGGGGCGGTATTAGTTAAGGACGGCAGAGTCATTGGCACAGGCTATCACGAGCGCTTTGGGGAAAAGCACGCTGAAGTAAACGCCATAGAGGATGCCAAGAGAAAAGGCTACTCGGTTGAAGGCGCGACGATGTATGTCACTTTGGAGCCCTGCTCTCACTGGGGCAAGCAGCCACCCTGTGCAGATAGAATAATAGAAGAAGGCATTTCTAAAGTTGTCATTGCAGTGGAGGATCCAAATCTGTTCGTAAGAGGAAGGGGAATAGAAAAGCTCAGAAAAGCGGGCGTTAAGGTTGAAGTAGGTCTCTTAGAGGAGGAGGCAAAAACACTCAATGAAGTTTTTGTAAAATACATAACCACGAAAACACCTTTCGTCGCCATAAAGCTTGCTTTGACCTTGGATGGTTTCATAGCAACAAGAAGCTTCTCTTCAAAATGGATAACCGGCGAAAAAGCAAGGAGAAAAGTGCAAGAGCTTAGGAAAAAGTATATGGCAATAATGGTTGGGGCCAATACAATTCTCAAAGACAATCCAAGGCTGACTTGCAGAATAGAAGGGTGCAGTGAAAAGGTGAAAGTAATCCTTGATAGGCATGGATTAACTGCTAATGGAAATTTTAGGGCTTTTAAGGACGGAAGAGTGATAGTCTTCACTGAGAGCGAAAAAGAGTGGGATAATGCAGAAGTCATTAGGGAAACAAATCCCGAGAGAATACTAAAAATCCTTGGCGAAAAAGGAATAGACAGCGTTTTAATTGAGGGAGGAAGAATAGCATGCCAGTTCTTACCCTTTGCAGATAGGCTACATTTATTTTATGGGAACAAGCTCTTTGGGAAGGGAATTTCCCCATTTGAGTGCTTAAACGTTGATAAAGTTAGTGATGCCCTTAAAGTCGAGTTTCTCAAGTTTGAAAGCTTTGGGGACAGCTTTTACGTGGAGGCAAGGCCATGTTCTCAGGGATAA
- the purC gene encoding phosphoribosylaminoimidazolesuccinocarboxamide synthase: MEIYEGKAKKVIPLDDGKVIMEFKDDATAFNGGKKAQFKGKGWLNAQISAKLFRLLEENGIKTHFIGIAGENKLIVEHLKMYPLEVVVRNVVAGSLKKRLPFNEGTQLKEPIVELYYKEDALSDPMINYYHARALGVSEAEIKEMENIALKVNEILKEYFEKKGIILVDFKLEFGKNANGEIVLADEISPDTCRFWDAETKESLDKDVFRFNKGDLISAYEELYNRLT; the protein is encoded by the coding sequence ATGGAGATCTATGAAGGAAAAGCCAAAAAGGTTATCCCGCTTGACGATGGAAAAGTGATTATGGAGTTTAAAGATGATGCTACTGCATTTAACGGTGGGAAGAAAGCACAGTTTAAGGGAAAAGGCTGGCTCAATGCCCAAATATCCGCAAAGCTCTTCCGCCTCCTTGAGGAAAACGGCATAAAGACCCACTTCATAGGAATAGCCGGAGAAAATAAGCTCATAGTCGAGCACTTAAAGATGTACCCACTCGAAGTCGTGGTTAGAAACGTCGTGGCAGGAAGCTTAAAGAAGAGGTTGCCCTTTAACGAAGGCACTCAGCTAAAAGAGCCAATAGTAGAGCTCTACTACAAAGAAGATGCCCTCAGCGACCCAATGATAAACTACTATCATGCGAGAGCCTTGGGAGTAAGTGAAGCCGAAATTAAGGAGATGGAGAACATTGCTCTAAAGGTGAACGAGATATTAAAAGAGTATTTTGAGAAGAAAGGCATTATTCTCGTTGATTTCAAGCTTGAATTTGGAAAGAATGCCAATGGAGAGATAGTCCTAGCGGACGAGATAAGCCCGGACACATGCCGCTTCTGGGATGCTGAGACCAAAGAGAGCCTTGACAAAGATGTCTTTAGGTTCAACAAAGGAGATTTAATTTCCGCTTACGAAGAACTCTACAACCGCTTAACTTAG